The following are encoded in a window of Streptomyces griseiscabiei genomic DNA:
- a CDS encoding NUDIX hydrolase family protein codes for MTETTPGWLPSDELESARARMPILYVEAVPVRVDDSGEVTSIGLLLRIGPDGTVSRNLVSGRVMHHERVRDALLRHLEKDLGPVALPRVPSALQPFTVAEYFPTQGITPFHDPRQHAVSLAYIVPVAGDCAPRQDALDLVWFSPQDAASASVQGEMPGGQGVLLKQALAHVGCLS; via the coding sequence ATGACCGAAACCACGCCCGGCTGGCTGCCGTCCGACGAGCTCGAGTCGGCGCGCGCCCGGATGCCGATCCTGTACGTCGAGGCCGTGCCCGTGCGCGTCGACGACAGCGGCGAAGTGACCAGCATCGGGCTGCTGCTGCGCATCGGCCCGGACGGGACGGTCAGCCGCAATCTGGTCTCCGGCCGCGTGATGCACCACGAGCGGGTACGGGACGCGCTGCTGCGCCACCTGGAGAAGGACCTCGGTCCGGTGGCGCTGCCCCGCGTCCCGTCCGCGCTGCAGCCCTTCACCGTCGCCGAGTACTTCCCGACGCAGGGCATCACCCCGTTCCACGACCCGCGTCAGCACGCGGTGTCGCTGGCCTACATCGTCCCCGTGGCCGGCGACTGCGCCCCCCGGCAGGACGCGCTCGACCTGGTGTGGTTCAGCCCCCAGGACGCGGCGTCGGCGTCGGTCCAGGGCGAGATGCCGGGCGGCCAGGGAGTCCTGCTGAAGCAGGCCCTGGCCCACGTGGGCTGTCTGTCCTAG
- a CDS encoding LysR family transcriptional regulator, whose translation MIEARRLHILRAVADHRTVTAAAAALYLTPSAVSQQLTALEQETGHRLVERGARGVRLTPAGEILLGHTNAVLAQLEQAAAELAAYGSGEAGTVTVASFATGIAQVVAPALARLADSAPGIRLRVQDAEGDASLPMVLDRQVDIAVAVEYRGAPAADDPRLTHVPLYAEPFDAVVPVSHRLADAAEVPLAELAKDPWIGPYPGNPCHDVVVLACESAGFQPRLEHSSDDFRAVVALASADAGVALVPRSALRGTDLTGVVVRPVDGVAPTRRVFAAVRRGAEGHPLIRPVLEALGEAAE comes from the coding sequence ATGATCGAGGCACGGCGGCTCCACATCCTCCGTGCGGTGGCCGACCACCGCACGGTCACGGCGGCGGCCGCCGCGCTCTATCTCACCCCGTCCGCCGTCTCCCAGCAGCTGACCGCCCTGGAACAGGAGACCGGCCACCGCCTGGTCGAGCGCGGCGCCAGGGGCGTACGGCTCACCCCGGCCGGTGAGATCCTGCTCGGCCACACCAACGCGGTCCTCGCCCAGCTGGAGCAGGCGGCGGCGGAACTGGCCGCGTACGGCTCGGGCGAGGCCGGCACGGTCACGGTCGCCTCCTTCGCCACCGGGATCGCCCAGGTCGTGGCGCCCGCGCTGGCCCGCCTCGCCGACTCCGCGCCCGGCATCCGCCTCCGCGTCCAGGACGCCGAGGGCGACGCGAGCCTCCCGATGGTCCTGGACCGGCAGGTCGACATCGCCGTGGCCGTCGAGTACCGGGGCGCCCCGGCCGCCGACGACCCGCGCCTCACCCATGTCCCGCTGTACGCCGAGCCCTTCGACGCGGTCGTGCCCGTCAGCCACCGCCTCGCCGACGCGGCCGAGGTGCCGCTCGCCGAACTCGCCAAGGACCCCTGGATCGGTCCCTATCCCGGCAACCCCTGCCATGACGTGGTCGTCCTGGCCTGCGAGAGCGCCGGATTCCAACCTCGCCTCGAACACTCCTCCGACGACTTCCGGGCCGTCGTCGCCCTCGCCTCCGCCGACGCCGGCGTCGCCCTCGTCCCCCGCTCGGCGCTGCGCGGCACGGACCTCACGGGCGTGGTCGTACGCCCCGTGGACGGAGTGGCCCCCACGCGCCGTGTCTTCGCCGCCGTACGCCGGGGCGCGGAGGGGCATCCGCTGATCCGGCCGGTACTGGAGGCGCTGGGGGAGGCGGCGGAGTGA
- a CDS encoding tetratricopeptide repeat protein has product MVTDRYGNRLHECTAEGAGHLDRAVEGLLFFRPDFPAAVAGAVAASPAAPMAQVFSAYLGVLGTESRDAAEARRRFTEFGAALDRSALPRRERMHMAAAEAWLGGDLGRAGQVLEELVEECPRDPLALAVGHQLDFFTGDATRLRDRIGGALPAWDEDDPHRGPLMGMYAFGLEESGHYGRAQEVARAAVERNGHDIWAIHAVAHVHEMQGRFAEGIDFFDAHLDGWASGSLLTVHSWWHYALYALEAGDTGTALRIYDAVLHHKDSSGFVMELLDAASLLWRFLLDGSEQEARWRALADAWAAREDPPFYAFNDVHAVMAFAGAGRLDTADEFVADRRRWLRAAREDGRPRAHGTNRVMTGEIGLPVCEALVAYAREDHATVVELLWPIRRRLHTFGGSHAQRDVIQRTLLEAALRARRDDLARLLLGERTGLSPHSPYNWLGQARLADALGEAGRAALARDTATGLAAPAARRLSRDPHGTLLDRRS; this is encoded by the coding sequence ATGGTGACCGACCGGTACGGCAACCGCCTGCACGAGTGCACCGCCGAAGGGGCGGGGCACCTGGACCGGGCCGTGGAGGGGCTGTTGTTCTTCCGGCCGGACTTCCCGGCCGCCGTCGCGGGCGCGGTCGCCGCGTCTCCGGCCGCACCGATGGCACAGGTGTTCTCGGCCTATCTGGGGGTCCTCGGGACCGAGTCCCGGGACGCGGCCGAGGCGCGCCGCCGGTTCACGGAGTTCGGCGCCGCACTCGACCGCTCGGCGCTGCCCCGGCGGGAGCGGATGCACATGGCGGCGGCGGAGGCCTGGCTCGGCGGCGATCTGGGCCGGGCCGGACAGGTCCTGGAGGAACTGGTCGAGGAGTGCCCCCGCGATCCGCTCGCCCTGGCCGTGGGCCATCAGCTCGACTTCTTCACCGGTGACGCGACCCGGCTGCGGGACCGGATCGGCGGGGCCCTGCCCGCCTGGGACGAGGACGATCCGCATCGCGGTCCGCTGATGGGCATGTACGCGTTCGGTCTGGAGGAGTCGGGGCACTACGGCAGGGCCCAGGAGGTGGCGCGGGCCGCCGTCGAGCGGAACGGCCACGACATCTGGGCCATCCACGCCGTCGCCCATGTGCACGAGATGCAGGGGCGGTTCGCCGAGGGGATCGACTTCTTCGACGCCCATCTCGACGGCTGGGCGAGCGGCAGCCTGCTGACCGTGCACAGTTGGTGGCACTACGCCCTGTACGCGCTGGAGGCGGGCGACACCGGCACGGCCCTGCGGATCTACGACGCCGTCCTGCACCACAAGGACTCGTCGGGGTTCGTCATGGAACTCCTCGACGCCGCCTCGCTGCTGTGGCGGTTCCTGCTGGACGGCTCGGAGCAGGAGGCCCGTTGGCGGGCCCTGGCCGACGCGTGGGCCGCGCGCGAGGACCCGCCGTTCTACGCCTTCAACGACGTGCACGCCGTCATGGCCTTCGCGGGAGCGGGCCGGCTGGACACGGCCGACGAGTTCGTCGCCGACCGGCGGCGCTGGCTGCGGGCGGCCCGCGAGGACGGGCGGCCCCGCGCGCACGGCACCAACCGTGTGATGACCGGGGAGATCGGCCTGCCCGTGTGCGAGGCGCTCGTGGCGTACGCCCGCGAGGACCACGCGACGGTGGTGGAACTGCTCTGGCCGATCCGGCGCCGGCTGCACACCTTCGGCGGCAGCCACGCCCAGCGGGATGTGATCCAGCGGACCCTGCTGGAGGCGGCCCTGCGCGCACGCCGGGACGACCTGGCCCGGCTCCTGCTCGGCGAACGCACCGGACTGAGCCCGCACAGCCCCTACAACTGGCTCGGGCAGGCCCGGCTCGCCGACGCCCTCGGCGAAGCGGGCCGCGCGGCTCTCGCCCGGGACACGGCGACCGGACTGGCGGCACCCGCGGCGCGCAGGCTGAGCCGCGACCCGCACGGCACGCTGCTCGACCGCAGGTCCTGA
- the tdh gene encoding L-threonine 3-dehydrogenase, producing MKALVKEKAEPGLWLVDVPEPEIGPGDVLIKVLRTGICGTDLHIRSWDGWARQSIRTPLVAGHEFVGEVVETGRAVADIRAGDLVSGEGHLVCGKCRNCLAGRRHLCRATIGLGVGRDGAFAEYVALPATNVWVHRVPVDLDVAAIFDPFGNAVHTALSFPLVGEDVLITGAGPIGLMAAAVARHAGARNVVITDVSEERLALARKIGVSLALNVAESRIADGQRELGLREGFDIGLEMSGNPAAMRDMIANMTHGGRIAMLGLPSEEFAVDWSRIVTSMITVKGIYGREMFETWYAMTVLLEGGLDLAPVITGRYGYRDHEAAFADAASGSGGKVILDWAV from the coding sequence TTGAAGGCGCTGGTCAAGGAGAAGGCGGAGCCCGGGCTGTGGCTCGTCGACGTCCCGGAGCCCGAGATCGGCCCCGGCGACGTACTGATCAAGGTCCTGCGGACCGGGATCTGCGGCACCGACCTGCACATACGGTCGTGGGACGGCTGGGCCCGGCAGAGCATCCGGACCCCGCTCGTGGCCGGTCACGAGTTCGTCGGCGAGGTCGTGGAGACCGGCCGTGCCGTCGCCGACATCCGGGCCGGGGACCTGGTCAGCGGCGAGGGCCATCTGGTGTGCGGGAAGTGCCGCAACTGCCTCGCCGGCCGCCGTCATCTGTGCCGCGCCACCATCGGCCTCGGCGTCGGACGCGACGGCGCCTTCGCGGAGTACGTCGCCCTGCCCGCGACCAATGTCTGGGTGCACCGGGTCCCCGTCGACCTCGACGTGGCCGCGATCTTCGACCCGTTCGGCAACGCCGTGCACACCGCGCTGTCCTTCCCGCTGGTCGGTGAGGACGTACTGATCACCGGCGCGGGGCCCATCGGTCTGATGGCGGCGGCGGTGGCCCGGCACGCGGGGGCCCGCAATGTCGTGATCACCGATGTGAGCGAGGAGCGGCTGGCCCTGGCCCGCAAGATCGGTGTCAGTCTCGCGCTGAACGTGGCGGAGTCCCGGATCGCCGACGGGCAGCGGGAACTGGGCCTGCGGGAGGGCTTCGACATCGGCCTGGAGATGTCCGGCAACCCCGCCGCGATGCGCGACATGATCGCCAACATGACACACGGCGGCCGGATCGCCATGCTCGGGCTGCCGTCCGAGGAGTTCGCCGTCGACTGGTCCCGGATCGTCACCTCCATGATCACCGTCAAGGGCATCTACGGCCGCGAGATGTTCGAGACCTGGTACGCGATGACGGTGCTCCTGGAGGGCGGCCTCGACCTCGCCCCCGTCATCACCGGCCGCTACGGCTACCGCGACCACGAGGCGGCGTTCGCGGACGCGGCGAGCGGCAGCGGCGGCAAGGTCATCCTCGACTGGGCAGTCTGA
- a CDS encoding transketolase family protein, translating into MDTMRDRLAPVVSRLLDEDPRVAVVLAEIGRDGFTEASRRHPDRVLNVGIREQLLIGAGAGLALTGMRPVLHTFASFLVERPFEQVKLDLGHQDVGAVLVSAAASYDWPAGGFTHMAPGDVALLDTLDGWTVQVPGHPDEAETLLRHAVGAGEAKDDKVYVRLSAQSNERSLPVDGQRFLTVREGRRGVVVAVGPMLDPVLAATEGLDVTVLYATTVRPFDSAALRRATEAAGPDVVLVEPYLAGTSTAAANDALADVPHRVLGLGVGRRELRRYGQLEEHVAAHGLDAATLRKRITGFLR; encoded by the coding sequence ATGGACACCATGCGGGACCGTCTCGCCCCCGTCGTCTCCCGGCTGCTCGACGAGGATCCCCGGGTCGCGGTGGTCCTCGCCGAGATCGGCAGGGACGGCTTCACGGAGGCGTCGCGCCGGCATCCGGACCGGGTGCTCAATGTCGGCATCCGGGAACAGCTGCTGATCGGCGCGGGCGCGGGCCTGGCGCTGACCGGGATGCGGCCCGTACTGCACACCTTCGCGAGCTTCCTGGTGGAACGCCCCTTCGAGCAGGTGAAGCTGGATCTCGGGCACCAGGACGTGGGCGCGGTACTGGTCAGCGCCGCCGCCTCCTACGACTGGCCCGCCGGCGGCTTCACCCACATGGCACCCGGAGACGTGGCCCTGCTCGACACGCTCGACGGCTGGACCGTGCAGGTGCCGGGCCACCCCGACGAGGCCGAGACCCTGCTGCGGCACGCGGTCGGCGCGGGCGAGGCCAAGGACGACAAGGTGTACGTACGGCTGTCCGCGCAGTCCAACGAGCGGTCGCTCCCGGTGGACGGGCAGCGGTTCCTCACCGTGCGCGAGGGGCGGCGCGGGGTCGTCGTGGCCGTCGGGCCGATGCTCGACCCCGTCCTCGCGGCCACGGAGGGGCTCGATGTGACCGTGCTGTACGCGACCACCGTCCGCCCCTTCGACTCGGCCGCGCTGCGCCGGGCGACCGAGGCGGCGGGCCCGGACGTCGTCCTGGTCGAGCCGTATCTGGCGGGCACCTCGACGGCCGCCGCGAACGACGCGCTCGCCGATGTGCCCCACCGGGTGCTCGGACTGGGTGTGGGGCGGCGGGAGCTGCGGCGCTACGGGCAGCTGGAGGAACACGTGGCCGCGCACGGGCTGGACGCGGCCACCTTGCGGAAGCGGATCACGGGTTTCCTGCGCTAG
- a CDS encoding glycine C-acetyltransferase, translating into MFDSVRDDLRTTLDEIRAAGLHKPERVIGSPQSATVAVTAGGRPGEVLNFCANNYLGLADHPEVIAAAHEALDRWGYGMASVRFICGTQEVHKELEARLSAFLGQEDTILYSSCFDANGGVFETLLGPEDAVISDALNHASIIDGIRLSKARRFRYANRDMADLERQLKEAAEGGARRKLIVTDGVFSMDGYVAPLREICDLADRHDAMVMVDDSHAVGFTGPGGRGTPELHGVMDRVDIITGTLGKALGGASGGYVAARAEIVALLRQRSRPYLFSNTLAPVIAAASLKVLDLLESADDLRVRLAENTALFRRRMTEEGFDLLPGDHPIAPVMIGDAARAGRLAELLLERGVYVIGFSYPVVPQGQARIRVQLSAAHSTADVNRAVDAFVAARAELPA; encoded by the coding sequence ATGTTCGACTCGGTCCGCGACGACCTGCGCACCACCCTCGACGAGATCCGCGCCGCCGGGCTGCACAAGCCCGAGCGGGTCATCGGCAGTCCGCAGTCCGCGACTGTCGCCGTGACCGCCGGTGGGCGTCCCGGTGAGGTCCTCAACTTCTGCGCCAACAACTACCTGGGCCTCGCCGACCACCCCGAGGTGATCGCCGCGGCCCACGAGGCCCTGGACCGCTGGGGTTACGGCATGGCCTCCGTCCGCTTCATCTGCGGTACGCAGGAGGTGCACAAGGAGCTGGAGGCGCGGCTTTCGGCGTTCCTCGGCCAGGAGGACACGATCCTCTACTCCTCCTGCTTCGACGCCAACGGCGGTGTCTTCGAGACCTTGCTCGGCCCCGAGGACGCGGTGATCTCCGACGCCCTCAACCACGCCTCGATCATCGACGGCATCCGGCTCTCCAAGGCCCGCCGCTTCCGCTACGCCAACCGCGACATGGCCGACCTGGAACGGCAGTTGAAGGAGGCCGCCGAGGGCGGCGCCCGCCGGAAGCTGATCGTCACCGACGGCGTCTTCTCCATGGACGGCTATGTGGCGCCGCTCCGTGAGATCTGCGACCTCGCCGACCGCCACGACGCCATGGTCATGGTCGACGACTCCCACGCCGTCGGCTTCACCGGCCCCGGCGGCCGGGGCACCCCCGAACTGCACGGCGTCATGGACCGCGTCGACATCATCACGGGCACCCTCGGCAAGGCCCTCGGCGGCGCCTCCGGCGGTTACGTCGCCGCCCGCGCCGAGATCGTCGCCCTGCTGCGCCAGCGCTCCCGTCCGTACCTCTTCTCGAACACACTCGCCCCGGTGATCGCGGCGGCCTCCCTGAAGGTGCTCGACCTCCTGGAGTCGGCCGACGACCTGCGGGTCCGCCTCGCGGAGAACACCGCGCTGTTCCGCCGCCGGATGACCGAGGAGGGCTTCGACCTCCTCCCCGGCGACCATCCCATCGCCCCCGTCATGATCGGCGACGCGGCGCGGGCGGGCCGCCTGGCCGAACTGCTCCTGGAGCGGGGCGTGTACGTGATCGGCTTCTCCTACCCGGTCGTCCCCCAGGGGCAGGCCCGCATCCGGGTCCAGCTCTCCGCCGCCCACTCGACGGCGGACGTGAACCGCGCGGTGGACGCGTTCGTGGCGGCACGGGCCGAACTGCCGGCCTGA
- a CDS encoding SDR family oxidoreductase, with protein MDIDNSVALVTGANRGLGRAFAQRLLERGARKVYATARRPETVDLPGVEVLPLDIADPASVRAAAEAAPDVSLLVNNAGIQTGTDLVTGSLDAVRRELETNVFGHLEMIREFAPALAGNGGGAIVNVLSAMSWFGGRGANAYHLTKAAAWAMTNGVRLELAEQGTLVTAVHLGLADTDMAAGWPVDKLAPSDLADAVLDGVEAGSAEVLADQWSRDVKSRLPLAPEEFNAAMGRALAALTAG; from the coding sequence ATGGATATCGACAACTCAGTCGCCCTTGTCACCGGAGCCAACCGTGGCCTGGGCCGTGCCTTCGCCCAGCGCCTGCTGGAGCGGGGCGCCCGCAAGGTCTACGCGACGGCCCGCCGACCGGAGACCGTGGACCTGCCCGGGGTCGAGGTGCTGCCCCTCGACATCGCCGATCCCGCGTCCGTGAGGGCCGCCGCCGAGGCCGCCCCGGATGTCTCGCTGCTCGTCAACAACGCGGGGATCCAGACGGGAACCGACCTGGTGACGGGCTCGCTGGACGCGGTACGCCGCGAGCTGGAGACCAATGTGTTCGGCCACCTGGAAATGATCCGGGAGTTCGCCCCGGCGCTCGCCGGGAACGGCGGGGGCGCGATCGTCAACGTCCTCTCCGCCATGTCGTGGTTCGGGGGCAGGGGCGCCAACGCCTACCACCTGACCAAGGCCGCCGCCTGGGCCATGACCAACGGCGTCCGCCTGGAACTCGCCGAGCAGGGCACGCTCGTGACAGCGGTGCACCTCGGCCTGGCCGACACCGACATGGCCGCGGGCTGGCCCGTGGACAAGCTCGCGCCGTCGGACCTGGCCGACGCGGTGCTCGACGGCGTCGAGGCGGGCTCCGCCGAGGTCCTCGCCGACCAGTGGAGCCGGGACGTCAAGTCCCGGCTGCCGCTGGCGCCGGAGGAGTTCAACGCCGCGATGGGCCGGGCCCTGGCGGCGCTGACGGCCGGCTGA
- a CDS encoding GAF domain-containing protein, protein MTYDPPRPVGRLLLTPEDPGAPERVARLRLLGLGEFAEPSFDAFADRLAEVAAVPYAMVNFIDESRQFFVGLHVSAEPTATTTVLGVDRHLARDHGFCPYVVVRRKGLVLEDVREYPKFAGNPVVDDHGIRSYLGAPLLDRTGIALGTVCVMDVQPRPWRRAGLETIKSMAAELAARIEGREAFP, encoded by the coding sequence GTGACGTACGACCCGCCGCGTCCGGTCGGCCGGCTGCTGCTCACCCCCGAGGACCCGGGCGCCCCCGAACGCGTGGCGCGGCTGCGGCTGCTGGGGCTCGGTGAGTTCGCGGAACCGTCCTTCGACGCCTTCGCGGACCGCCTCGCCGAGGTCGCCGCGGTGCCGTACGCGATGGTCAACTTCATCGACGAGAGCCGGCAGTTCTTCGTCGGGCTGCATGTGTCGGCGGAGCCCACCGCGACCACCACCGTGCTCGGGGTGGACCGGCACCTCGCCCGTGACCACGGCTTCTGTCCCTATGTGGTGGTCCGCCGCAAGGGGCTCGTACTCGAAGACGTGCGCGAATACCCGAAGTTCGCCGGGAACCCCGTGGTCGACGACCACGGCATCCGCTCCTACCTCGGCGCCCCGCTCCTCGACCGTACCGGCATCGCCCTCGGCACCGTCTGTGTCATGGACGTCCAGCCACGCCCCTGGCGCCGGGCCGGTCTGGAGACCATCAAGTCCATGGCCGCGGAACTCGCCGCCCGGATCGAGGGGCGGGAGGCGTTCCCGTGA
- a CDS encoding alpha/beta fold hydrolase, translated as MQPELSAALRHRTVEAPAGRLHMVEQGTGPLVLLVHGFPESWYSWRHQLPALAAAGYRAVALDVRGYGRSSRPAATDAYRMLDLVADNVALVHALGEETAVVVGHDWGSGIAATSALLHPEVFRAVALLSVPYAPPGGPRPTEIFGRIGGPEQEFYVSYFQEPGRAETEIEPDVRGWLAGFYAALSADTMPAQDKPDPHFVAHGGQLRDRFPVGVLPAWLTEDDLDVYAGEFERTGLTGALNRYRTMDRDWEDLAAHRGAPIEQPSLFIGGTLDASTTWMSDAVDAFPTTLPGLTASHLLEGCGHWIQQERPEEINRLLTGWLNTLAG; from the coding sequence ATGCAGCCCGAGCTGTCCGCCGCACTCCGCCACCGCACCGTCGAGGCCCCCGCCGGGCGCCTGCACATGGTCGAGCAGGGCACCGGTCCGCTGGTCCTGCTCGTGCACGGCTTCCCCGAGTCCTGGTACTCCTGGCGACACCAGCTCCCGGCCCTCGCCGCGGCCGGCTACCGGGCGGTGGCGCTCGACGTGCGCGGCTACGGCCGCTCGTCCAGGCCCGCGGCGACCGACGCCTACCGGATGCTCGACCTGGTGGCGGACAACGTCGCCCTCGTGCACGCCCTCGGCGAGGAGACCGCGGTGGTCGTCGGCCATGACTGGGGCTCCGGCATCGCCGCCACCTCCGCCCTGCTCCACCCCGAGGTCTTCCGGGCCGTCGCCCTGCTGAGCGTCCCGTACGCGCCGCCCGGCGGTCCCCGCCCCACCGAGATCTTCGGCCGGATCGGCGGCCCCGAGCAGGAGTTCTACGTCTCGTACTTCCAGGAGCCCGGCCGCGCCGAGACGGAGATCGAGCCCGACGTCCGGGGCTGGCTCGCGGGCTTCTACGCGGCCCTGTCCGCCGACACCATGCCCGCCCAGGACAAGCCCGACCCCCACTTCGTCGCTCACGGCGGCCAGTTGCGTGACCGTTTTCCCGTCGGCGTCCTCCCCGCCTGGCTGACCGAGGACGATCTCGACGTCTACGCCGGAGAGTTCGAGCGCACGGGTCTGACCGGCGCCCTCAACCGCTACCGCACCATGGACCGCGACTGGGAAGACCTCGCCGCCCACCGCGGAGCCCCGATCGAACAGCCGTCCCTGTTCATCGGCGGCACCCTGGACGCCTCCACCACCTGGATGTCCGACGCTGTCGACGCCTTCCCCACCACCCTCCCCGGCCTGACCGCCTCCCACCTTCTGGAGGGCTGCGGCCACTGGATCCAGCAGGAACGCCCCGAGGAGATCAACCGTCTGCTGACCGGCTGGCTGAACACCCTCGCGGGCTGA
- a CDS encoding thiamine pyrophosphate-dependent enzyme codes for MTTTAERMYRFPDLPGLMGLMTGAEKHGPAATSTLDVLWVLYDRVLRVAPGRLDDPERDRFLLSKGHGPMAYYAVLAAKGFLPVDWLPEFGSYDSPLGHHPDRVLVPGAEIGSGSLGHGLPIAVGTALGLRAQGRVDPAVWVLVGDAELDEGSNHEAIAYAGPAGLDRLHTVVIDNSSASHARPGGIAARFEVAGWSATTVDGRDHEALYAAFTAPHPGRPRVVVAQVEPKNA; via the coding sequence ATGACGACGACAGCGGAGCGTATGTACCGGTTCCCGGATCTGCCCGGGCTGATGGGGCTGATGACGGGGGCCGAGAAGCACGGACCGGCGGCCACGTCCACGCTGGATGTGCTGTGGGTGCTCTACGACCGGGTGCTGCGGGTGGCGCCGGGGCGGCTGGACGACCCGGAACGGGATCGGTTCCTGCTGTCGAAGGGGCACGGGCCGATGGCGTACTACGCGGTCCTCGCGGCGAAGGGGTTCCTGCCCGTCGACTGGCTGCCCGAGTTCGGGTCGTACGACTCGCCGCTCGGCCACCACCCGGACCGGGTGCTGGTGCCGGGCGCGGAGATCGGCAGCGGATCGCTCGGGCACGGGCTGCCGATCGCGGTCGGGACCGCGCTCGGGCTGCGCGCCCAGGGGCGGGTCGACCCGGCGGTGTGGGTGCTGGTCGGGGACGCGGAGCTGGACGAGGGCAGCAATCACGAGGCGATCGCGTACGCCGGTCCCGCCGGGCTCGACCGGCTGCACACCGTCGTGATCGACAACTCCTCGGCCAGCCATGCCCGGCCGGGCGGGATCGCCGCGCGGTTCGAGGTGGCGGGCTGGTCCGCCACGACCGTGGACGGCCGCGACCACGAGGCGCTGTACGCCGCCTTCACCGCCCCGCACCCGGGCCGGCCGCGGGTGGTGGTGGCCCAGGTGGAGCCGAAGAACGCCTGA
- a CDS encoding GTP-binding protein, translating to MDYDDSSDPFPTALKILVAGGFGVGKTTFVGAVSEIAPLSTEELLTTVSEATDNLEGIENKVETTVAMDFGRITLDPRHVLYLFGTPGQQRFWFMWDELSEGALGAVILADTRRLEDCFAAVDFFEQRGLGFIVAINEFDGSYRYDADEVRAALDLDPEVPVVCCDARISSSGVQTLLTLVRHLLAHTPAQLPSHGAHT from the coding sequence GGGTTCGGGGTCGGCAAGACGACCTTCGTCGGCGCGGTGAGCGAGATCGCGCCGCTGAGCACGGAGGAACTGCTCACCACAGTGAGCGAGGCCACCGACAATCTCGAAGGCATCGAGAACAAGGTCGAGACGACCGTCGCGATGGACTTCGGCCGCATCACCCTCGACCCGCGCCATGTGCTCTATCTGTTCGGAACCCCCGGACAGCAGCGGTTCTGGTTCATGTGGGACGAACTCTCCGAGGGCGCCCTCGGCGCGGTCATCCTCGCCGACACCCGGCGCCTGGAGGACTGTTTCGCCGCGGTCGACTTCTTCGAGCAGCGCGGCCTCGGTTTCATCGTCGCCATCAACGAGTTCGACGGCTCCTACCGCTACGACGCCGACGAGGTCCGCGCGGCCCTCGACCTCGACCCCGAGGTCCCCGTCGTCTGCTGCGACGCCCGTATCTCCAGCTCGGGCGTGCAGACCCTGCTCACCCTCGTACGGCACCTCCTCGCCCACACCCCGGCCCAGCTGCCCAGCCACGGAGCCCACACGTGA
- a CDS encoding MmcQ/YjbR family DNA-binding protein: protein MPDAEDVRRVALSLPDTTEKEAWSMPTFRVAGKMFVTLPEDETSMAVRCPKVERDELVLAEPDKFWIAEHEAGFAWVRVRLSALEDEPELRDILADSWRQAAPTKLLDSYPELGLPDAD, encoded by the coding sequence ATGCCCGATGCAGAAGACGTACGACGTGTCGCCCTCTCCCTCCCCGACACCACGGAGAAGGAGGCCTGGAGCATGCCCACCTTCCGGGTGGCGGGGAAGATGTTCGTGACCCTCCCCGAGGACGAGACGTCCATGGCCGTGCGCTGCCCCAAGGTGGAGCGGGACGAGCTGGTCCTCGCCGAGCCCGACAAGTTCTGGATCGCCGAGCACGAGGCGGGGTTCGCCTGGGTGCGGGTGCGGCTCTCCGCCCTGGAGGACGAGCCGGAGCTGCGCGACATCCTCGCCGACTCCTGGCGCCAGGCGGCCCCGACCAAACTCCTCGACAGTTACCCGGAGTTGGGGCTCCCGGACGCCGACTGA
- a CDS encoding MerR family transcriptional regulator codes for MTVTEPAAERLVRIGEVARGAGVSVRAVRYYEQQGLLVAERSPSGQRLYRQDAVTLVRFFQQMFAAGLTSRRITELLPCWESGHTDAEQRAMLRAERDRIQAKVDDLQAALDRLDEVIAITDTHP; via the coding sequence ATGACCGTCACGGAGCCCGCGGCCGAGCGACTGGTCCGCATCGGCGAGGTGGCACGGGGCGCCGGCGTCTCCGTACGCGCCGTGCGCTACTACGAGCAGCAGGGACTGCTCGTCGCGGAGCGCAGCCCGTCCGGCCAGCGCCTCTACCGGCAGGACGCCGTCACCCTGGTGCGCTTCTTCCAGCAGATGTTCGCCGCCGGCCTGACCAGCCGAAGGATCACCGAACTCCTCCCATGCTGGGAGTCCGGGCACACCGACGCCGAGCAACGCGCCATGCTGCGCGCCGAGCGCGACCGTATCCAGGCCAAGGTCGACGACCTTCAGGCCGCCCTGGACCGCCTCGACGAGGTCATCGCGATCACGGACACGCACCCGTAG